The Actinomyces wuliandei genome contains the following window.
CAAACATCGCCCTGGCAAAGTGGTCAAGAGTCCCCTTGAGGTGGGCCATGGTCAGGCCCTTGTCAACCGCCAGGCCCTCCACCTGGTGGAAGACCGGGGTGTGGGTCTGGTCCAGCTCGTCGGAGCGGAACACCTTGCCCGGGCAGGCTACGTAGACAGGCGGCTCCTGCTCCAGCATGACCCGGGCCTGCACCGGTGAGGTGTGGGTTCGCAGGACAAGGTTGGAGGGCTGCCCGGGGGCAGCGCCCACGGAGTCGCCCTGGACGTAGAAGGTGTCCTGCATCTGGCGGGCGGGGTGGTCGGTGTCGAGGTTGAGGGCGTCGAAGTTGAACCACTCGTGCTCAACCTCTGGTCCCTCGGCGATGGACCAGCCCATGGCGACAAAGAAGTCACAGACCTCGTCGACGAGGAGGTCCAGGGGATGACGGGCGCCCGGCGTGGTGCGGACGGTAGGCAGCGTCACGTCAACAGCCTCGGTGTCCAGCATTGTCGCCTCGGCCTCGGCCTCCAGCACCTCCTGGCGCGCCGCCAGGGCGGCGCCGACACGGCCACGGGCACCACCGAGCAGCCTGCCGGCAGCAGCCTTGGCGGCACGGTCCGGGAGCCGACCGATCTCCCGGTTGGCCAGGGCCAGGGCGGAGGCGTCACCGAGGTAGGCCAGGCGCACCTCCTTGAGCCCGGCCAGGCTGTCAGCGGCGTCGATGGCGGCCAGAGCCTGCTCGACGAGGGCGTTGACGCCGACCTCGTCCGTCGGCGAGAGCGCACCGGGGGCGTCAGTCATATGCGGTTGCCTTCCACCAGGTGGGTCAGAGTGTCCAGAGTAGCCTGGGCCAGACTAGACTGTTCCGCAGGAGCGCCCGAAATCGTCTCAAGATCGCGGCCCGCAGCTCCAGTCACACGGCACCAGCACGGCATGACCGCGCGTCACGTGGACGCGGTCACGCACAGGGCTTGACGGTGACGTGGCGTCACCTGCTGGGATAGATGCATGCGCGTCAAGGAGATCGCCGACCTGGCCGGTACCACCCCGCGGGCGGTGCGCCACTACCACCGGCTCGGGCTGCTGGCGGTGCCGCCGACCGTGCACGGGAAGCGGGAGTACGGCGTCGCACACCTGGCCCGGCTCATGCGGATACGCTGGCTGGCCGAGGGCGGGCTGCCCCTGGCGCAGATTGCCGAGGTGCTCGCTCAGGACCCAGGAGGCACCGACCGCGACTCGGTGCTGGGCAGTCTACGGGCCACCCGCGAGGAGATCCTGGCACGCCGCCGTGGGCTGCAGGCGCAGGAGGCCCGCATTGAGGAGCTGATCGCCCGGGTCGAGGGCGGGGAGGGGCTCGAGCCCATCCCGCAGCTGCTGGTGCGCTTCTACGACGCGGTCGAGACCCGACTCGATCAGGCGCGTCTGAGCAGGCGCGGGCTGCGGGTCGAGCGACAGGTGGTTACTGCGCTGGCCACCCTCGGGCTGGTGCCCGACAGCGTCGGGTCCTTCCTGGCCGAGCTGGACTCCACGGACTGGGAAGCAGGGGTGCGCATCTACACGGAGATCGCCCGCCTGGAACAGCTGCGTGGGGACGCCGCCCGCTCCTCGGCCATGCGGTTGGCCGAGGAGACCTGGGAGTACACCCAGCGGCACCGGCGCGCGGCGTTGGCCGCATTCGCCGACTTCCCGACCGGGGCACCGGGGCGCACCACCTGGCGGCTGACCCAGATGGTCACCGACGCCTACACCAGTCCGGCGCAGCACCTGTATCTCAACCGATTCCTGGAGCTGCTCATGACGGACCCGGAGTTCGCCGTCGTCATCTACCGCCTGTCAGGAGAGGACCCCACGCTATGAGGAACCCAGACTCCCCGATTCGTGTCCAGGGCCTGGTCAAGCGCTTTGGGCGTTTCACCGCCCTGGACGGGCTGGACCTGGAAGTCGCCGTCGGCCAGGTGCACGGCTTCCTCGGCCCGAACGGAGCAGGCAAGTCCACCACGATCCGTACTCTGCTGGGCCTGCACCACCCCGACGGCGGCAGGGTGCGGGTACTTGGGACCGACCCACGGCGGGCAGCCCCTGAGATCAACCGAGAGATCTCCTACGTGGCCGGGGACGTGGCCCTGTGGCCGAGCCTGACCGGCGGGCAGGTGCTCGACGCCCTGGCGGGTCTGCGCGGCAGGCGAGACCCCAC
Protein-coding sequences here:
- the pheS gene encoding phenylalanine--tRNA ligase subunit alpha — encoded protein: MTDAPGALSPTDEVGVNALVEQALAAIDAADSLAGLKEVRLAYLGDASALALANREIGRLPDRAAKAAAGRLLGGARGRVGAALAARQEVLEAEAEATMLDTEAVDVTLPTVRTTPGARHPLDLLVDEVCDFFVAMGWSIAEGPEVEHEWFNFDALNLDTDHPARQMQDTFYVQGDSVGAAPGQPSNLVLRTHTSPVQARVMLEQEPPVYVACPGKVFRSDELDQTHTPVFHQVEGLAVDKGLTMAHLKGTLDHFARAMFGPEARTRLRPSFFPFTEPSAEMDLWFPQKKGGAGWIEWGGCGMVNPNVLTACGIDPEVYTGFAFGMGLERTLMLRHGIADMHDIVEGDIRFSQQFGTTGRGH
- a CDS encoding MerR family transcriptional regulator, whose amino-acid sequence is MRVKEIADLAGTTPRAVRHYHRLGLLAVPPTVHGKREYGVAHLARLMRIRWLAEGGLPLAQIAEVLAQDPGGTDRDSVLGSLRATREEILARRRGLQAQEARIEELIARVEGGEGLEPIPQLLVRFYDAVETRLDQARLSRRGLRVERQVVTALATLGLVPDSVGSFLAELDSTDWEAGVRIYTEIARLEQLRGDAARSSAMRLAEETWEYTQRHRRAALAAFADFPTGAPGRTTWRLTQMVTDAYTSPAQHLYLNRFLELLMTDPEFAVVIYRLSGEDPTL